The Sulfuricurvum sp. IAE1 genomic interval GATGGAGATGAAAATCTACCGCTACATCGGCGTCCCCGCTTTCTGGGCGACGTTTCTCTCGGGAATCGCGTTGATCGCGATGTCCACGAGCCAGTACGGGGTCAATGTATTCGGTATGGGGGGGTGGATGCACGCCAAAGCGGTGCTTGTGGTACTGCTCATCGCCTATTTCTTTTCGCTCGGACGGATGCGCCTGCGTCTCAAAGAGAACACCGCCTACAAAAGCGGGAAGTTTTTCCGGATGTATAACGAAGTGCCGACAATTCTGCTGATCCTCATCGTCGCCCTCGTGATCGTCAAACCGTTTTAATCTTTTCTTCAAGCCCCTTGCTTTTCAGAACGGCAAGGGGCATCTGAATTACCGAAGTTAGAGCGTAAAGCCACCTCATTCGATGGGGTGGATATAAGCGATCAATCAGGAGTATCTTGCTGCTGAATATCCCCTTCGGGGACGAGAACCTTTTCAAGG includes:
- the hemJ gene encoding protoporphyrinogen oxidase HemJ; this translates as MYNWVLWFHIISMVSWFAVLFYLPRLFVYHAENGTNNGFVEVVEVMEMKIYRYIGVPAFWATFLSGIALIAMSTSQYGVNVFGMGGWMHAKAVLVVLLIAYFFSLGRMRLRLKENTAYKSGKFFRMYNEVPTILLILIVALVIVKPF